A genomic segment from Paenibacillus sp. FSL K6-1096 encodes:
- a CDS encoding nucleoside recognition domain-containing protein: MESPHAINGHDRIDSLFAAAKKLADRGGVRDEIVSGIYGVSAGICSEAVTYQDKKKLSSTYKLDSIVTSKLWGFPIMLAGLGLVFWITIAGANYPSGWLASLFSWIEGYLTAGFTAVHAPDWLHGVLVLGLYRGTSWVISVMLPPMMIFFPVFALLENFGYLPRVAFNMDRLFKKSGGHGKQALTMSMGFGCNAAAILSTRIIESPRERMLAILTNNFVPCNGRWPTLILLSSMFMVGAATTGALRTFSTALVLMGIVLIGIVVTLSVSWVMSRTALRGVPTHYTLELPPYRRPQIWKTIVRSSKEKSLNVLTRAIIVAAPAGIITWVLGNIMVGGESVLNHMAAFFDPFAQLLGLDGFIIMAFILGLPANEIVLPILLMGYMSSGAMVDIEGLGSIKDIFLSHGWTWLTALNMMLFSLLHYPCGTTLVNIYKETKSMKWAVLSAVIPLAIAIFVTFAVATLARLFGWV, from the coding sequence ATGGAGTCACCGCATGCCATTAACGGTCATGACCGGATCGATTCCCTGTTCGCTGCCGCGAAGAAGCTGGCCGACCGGGGAGGGGTCCGCGACGAGATTGTCAGCGGAATCTACGGCGTCTCTGCCGGAATCTGCAGCGAGGCCGTCACCTACCAGGACAAGAAGAAGCTCAGCAGCACCTATAAGCTGGACAGTATCGTCACCTCCAAGCTGTGGGGGTTCCCGATTATGCTGGCCGGCCTCGGGCTGGTCTTCTGGATCACCATTGCCGGAGCGAACTATCCGTCAGGCTGGCTGGCTTCCCTCTTCAGCTGGATCGAAGGGTATCTGACCGCCGGGTTCACGGCGGTTCATGCACCAGACTGGCTGCACGGCGTCCTGGTCCTCGGCCTCTACCGGGGCACCTCATGGGTCATCAGCGTCATGCTGCCGCCCATGATGATCTTCTTCCCGGTGTTCGCGCTGCTGGAGAATTTCGGGTATCTGCCCCGGGTGGCTTTTAATATGGACCGCTTGTTCAAGAAGTCCGGCGGCCACGGCAAGCAGGCCCTCACGATGTCGATGGGCTTCGGCTGCAACGCCGCCGCCATTCTGTCCACCCGCATCATCGAATCGCCGCGCGAGCGGATGCTGGCTATTCTGACCAACAACTTCGTCCCCTGCAACGGGCGCTGGCCGACGCTGATTCTGCTCTCCTCCATGTTCATGGTCGGGGCGGCCACGACCGGGGCGCTGCGTACCTTCTCCACCGCGCTCGTCCTGATGGGCATCGTGCTGATCGGAATTGTCGTCACGCTGAGCGTATCTTGGGTCATGTCCAGAACTGCGCTGCGGGGAGTGCCGACACACTACACGCTGGAGCTTCCGCCCTACCGCCGCCCGCAGATCTGGAAGACCATTGTCCGCTCATCCAAGGAGAAGTCCCTGAATGTCCTGACCCGGGCCATTATTGTGGCCGCTCCCGCAGGCATTATCACCTGGGTGCTTGGCAACATCATGGTCGGCGGCGAAAGTGTGCTAAACCATATGGCTGCCTTCTTCGATCCGTTCGCCCAGCTGCTCGGCTTGGACGGCTTCATCATTATGGCCTTCATCCTCGGGCTGCCGGCCAATGAAATCGTGCTGCCCATCCTGCTTATGGGCTACATGTCCTCCGGCGCCATGGTCGATATCGAAGGCCTTGGCAGCATCAAGGACATCTTCCTGAGCCACGGCTGGACCTGGCTGACCGCGTTGAATATGATGCTGTTCTCGCTGCTTCACTATCCCTGCGGCACCACGCTGGTGAACATCTATAAGGAGACCAAAAGCATGAAATGG
- a CDS encoding FeoB small GTPase domain-containing protein has protein sequence MSQYTVAFAGNPNTGKSTLFNLLTGLRQHTGNWAGKTVVTAEGRFTHKEHTYVAVDLPGTYSLYSNSADEEAARDYIIFEQPDVTLVVLDATSLERNLNLALQVLEITGRAVVCINLIDEARRLGIDINLTRIAKRLGVPVTAISARNRTGIEELLDQIERVATGAFQAEPLKITYSKEIEQGIAELIPMVEQTVGSSYPARWIALRLLDGDHSLLSSLKSRISRKDIPVSGEVAGHGVTACH, from the coding sequence ATGAGCCAGTATACTGTTGCCTTCGCAGGCAATCCCAATACCGGCAAAAGCACCCTGTTCAATCTGCTCACCGGACTGCGCCAGCATACCGGGAACTGGGCGGGCAAGACCGTGGTCACCGCCGAAGGCCGGTTCACCCATAAGGAGCACACCTATGTTGCGGTTGATCTTCCCGGCACATACTCTCTCTACTCCAACTCCGCCGATGAAGAGGCGGCAAGAGATTATATTATCTTCGAGCAGCCGGATGTCACGCTGGTGGTGCTGGATGCAACGTCGCTGGAGCGCAACCTCAATCTGGCCCTGCAGGTACTTGAGATTACCGGACGGGCCGTCGTCTGCATCAACCTGATCGATGAAGCCCGGCGGCTTGGCATCGACATTAATCTGACAAGAATCGCCAAGCGGCTTGGGGTTCCGGTCACGGCCATCTCTGCCCGTAACCGGACCGGCATCGAAGAGCTGCTCGATCAGATTGAGCGCGTCGCCACCGGCGCATTCCAGGCAGAGCCGCTGAAGATCACCTACAGCAAGGAGATTGAGCAGGGCATCGCCGAGCTGATCCCGATGGTGGAGCAGACGGTCGGCTCCAGCTATCCGGCGCGCTGGATCGCCCTGCGGCTGCTGGACGGCGACCACAGTCTGCTCAGTTCACTCAAATCCAGGATATCCCGCAAGGATATTCCCGTCAGCGGGGAGGTGGCCGGCCATGGAGTCACCGCATGCCATTAA
- a CDS encoding FeoA family protein, translating to MAGAVIPLSEAANGSTLRISGIEVQGVLRRRLLDLGFVAGNRVEVLRRSPLGDPTAYRISNTTIALRREESSLIYGEIIGGGEG from the coding sequence ATGGCTGGAGCCGTTATTCCCTTATCTGAAGCTGCGAATGGCAGCACTCTGCGCATCAGCGGCATCGAGGTTCAGGGCGTGCTGCGGAGAAGGCTGCTGGATCTCGGATTCGTCGCCGGGAACCGCGTAGAAGTGCTGAGGCGCAGTCCGCTTGGAGACCCTACCGCTTACCGGATCAGCAACACAACGATTGCCCTGCGCCGCGAAGAGAGTTCCCTCATCTATGGAGAGATCATTGGAGGTGGAGAAGGATGA
- a CDS encoding AraC family transcriptional regulator translates to MYYQLIHKSIEYIEQHLEDELDLEKVAKAAGLSKYHFHRIFRKYVNKNVHEYIRTRRLSQAANLLLYSGERILDIALQYGFESQEAFTRAFKEIYALPPAQYRTQVRQLIKEREVYTMTEITGWKITGTHPEKYKAEIDPRVCYKTSPSMHLQSIEDTGPDESVFGTLMQQFQASRYAGKRMRFSGFIRAEEVEGWSGLWMRVDDKSENLLAFDNMQNRSIRGTTEWNHYACVLDVPPEADVINIGILLSGNGQVWLGECEFEEVGKDVPETGVMTTDLLPEEPQNLKFNQQPADSASS, encoded by the coding sequence GTGTACTACCAACTGATTCACAAAAGCATCGAGTACATTGAGCAGCATTTGGAAGATGAACTGGATCTGGAGAAGGTAGCCAAGGCAGCGGGGTTGTCCAAATATCATTTTCACCGGATCTTCCGGAAATACGTGAACAAGAACGTCCACGAATACATCCGGACCCGCCGTCTCAGCCAGGCCGCGAATCTCCTGCTGTATTCCGGGGAGCGGATTCTGGACATTGCCCTGCAGTACGGCTTCGAGAGCCAGGAGGCCTTCACCAGAGCCTTCAAGGAAATCTACGCTTTGCCGCCTGCCCAGTACAGAACGCAGGTAAGACAACTCATTAAGGAAAGAGAGGTTTACACAATGACAGAAATTACAGGCTGGAAAATAACCGGGACTCATCCCGAGAAGTACAAGGCGGAGATCGATCCCCGGGTCTGCTATAAGACAAGTCCCTCGATGCACCTTCAGTCCATTGAGGACACAGGTCCGGACGAGAGTGTATTCGGAACCTTGATGCAGCAGTTTCAGGCAAGCCGGTATGCGGGCAAAAGAATGCGCTTCTCCGGGTTTATAAGAGCGGAGGAGGTCGAGGGCTGGAGCGGCCTGTGGATGAGGGTAGATGACAAGAGCGAGAATCTGCTGGCGTTCGACAATATGCAGAACCGGAGCATCCGGGGAACCACGGAATGGAACCATTATGCTTGTGTGCTCGATGTTCCGCCCGAAGCCGATGTGATCAATATCGGCATTCTCCTAAGCGGCAACGGACAGGTATGGCTGGGGGAATGTGAATTCGAGGAAGTGGGCAAGGATGTCCCGGAGACTGGCGTGATGACGACAGATCTTCTGCCGGAGGAGCCGCAGAATCTGAAATTCAACCAGCAACCGGCAGACTCCGCTTCAAGCTGA
- a CDS encoding GerAB/ArcD/ProY family transporter, which produces MPSKEQVSSLQIAFMIMLFEIGSTPLFLLGGKAQQDSWLAMCAGSAAGFILLLLLLWIQRRSAGTDLIGMLRLHFGRVPGACIGGVYSLYFAYQSMRNVRDLGELTAMTMLPTTPISVTMLIFVLLALYAIWKGAEVVFRLPEVLLPFMLFFYALLVLLLSLMGAIDFGRLLPVMEKGPLPVLEAALPEIVSFPFGQMIVFLMLWTLWEKPGVPVKATINAYLLISAFLVFMNALNVAVLGPVIAGISQLPFLKTVRVLSNLKFVERLDILVTIQLYMGLLIKMMLFYFCSVKAAAELTGRPAKWWVFPVGAVIYGSSFIERDYTQHIAIGLGPSLKLDPLFQVAIPLLLAVSIWIRGLCQRSA; this is translated from the coding sequence ATGCCAAGCAAAGAACAGGTCTCTTCCCTGCAGATTGCATTCATGATCATGCTGTTTGAAATCGGCAGCACACCGCTGTTCCTGCTTGGGGGCAAAGCGCAGCAGGATTCCTGGCTGGCGATGTGTGCAGGCTCGGCCGCCGGCTTCATTCTGCTCCTGCTTCTGCTGTGGATTCAGCGCCGCTCTGCGGGCACCGATCTCATCGGGATGCTCAGGCTGCATTTTGGAAGAGTGCCCGGCGCGTGTATCGGCGGGGTCTACAGCCTGTATTTTGCCTATCAGTCTATGCGCAATGTCCGCGATCTCGGCGAGCTGACGGCGATGACCATGCTGCCCACCACCCCGATATCGGTCACGATGCTGATCTTCGTACTGCTGGCCCTGTATGCGATCTGGAAAGGAGCCGAGGTGGTCTTCCGGCTGCCCGAGGTGCTGCTGCCGTTCATGCTGTTCTTCTATGCGCTGCTTGTTCTGCTGCTTAGCCTCATGGGTGCCATCGACTTCGGCCGCCTGCTTCCGGTCATGGAAAAGGGACCGTTACCGGTCCTGGAGGCTGCCCTGCCGGAGATCGTCTCGTTCCCCTTCGGGCAGATGATTGTGTTCCTGATGCTGTGGACGTTATGGGAGAAGCCCGGTGTGCCTGTAAAAGCTACCATTAACGCCTACCTGCTGATCAGCGCGTTCCTGGTCTTCATGAATGCGCTCAACGTGGCAGTTCTTGGCCCGGTGATTGCGGGAATCAGCCAGCTGCCTTTTCTCAAAACCGTCCGGGTCTTATCCAACCTCAAATTCGTGGAACGCCTGGATATCCTGGTTACGATCCAGCTCTACATGGGGCTGCTGATCAAGATGATGCTCTTCTATTTCTGCTCGGTCAAAGCCGCAGCGGAGCTGACCGGCAGGCCGGCGAAGTGGTGGGTGTTCCCTGTCGGCGCGGTAATCTACGGCTCTTCCTTCATTGAGCGGGATTATACCCAGCATATCGCCATCGGCCTGGGGCCAAGCCTGAAGCTGGACCCGCTCTTCCAGGTCGCCATTCCGCTGCTGCTGGCCGTCTCGATATGGATTCGCGGCCTCTGCCAGCGTTCAGCTTGA
- a CDS encoding Ger(x)C family spore germination protein, whose translation MNTPRRLLRLLLCLPLLAPLLSGCWDDRELNELGITSGSAYDWEDNQWKATYQVINPSSGSSGMGGSGGGSTSSPPFLTFTVKGKTIMEAIERTNLTSTREMFFSHSRITVIGKSLAMHGINQLIDMFLRKQDARETVFVFLSEGDAGNILDQLMQMTKNQGAGIQLMIEQESKLLSYYPGIRLYELAMALSSESRSAVLPEILLTGPQTMDETSEIGVTDLPSRLALGRLGVIKGDTFAGWLSQQQAFGLSFLTDTVDSATIAFASRPSVSDKLDASFILQNSTTTVRPVWAKDHYVIDVDVEGAGVLTELGSVMDLNDRKAIREMEESLEQRVLELMKGSWAEVKSLGADVTGFAVRIHRSDPKRWKQIEQEKSWDRLFQELEIRPHVSLKIERTGLSNKSFKSVQQE comes from the coding sequence ATGAATACACCTCGAAGACTGCTGCGTCTCCTGCTCTGTCTCCCGCTGCTCGCGCCTCTGCTCTCCGGCTGCTGGGATGACCGCGAGCTGAACGAGCTGGGCATTACCTCCGGCTCAGCTTATGACTGGGAGGATAACCAGTGGAAGGCAACCTACCAGGTAATCAATCCTTCCTCCGGCTCCAGCGGGATGGGCGGCAGCGGGGGCGGGAGCACCAGCTCACCGCCGTTCCTCACCTTCACCGTCAAAGGTAAGACGATCATGGAGGCGATCGAACGGACGAATCTGACCAGTACGCGGGAGATGTTCTTCTCCCACTCCAGAATCACTGTAATCGGCAAAAGCCTGGCCATGCACGGGATCAATCAGCTCATCGATATGTTCCTGCGCAAGCAGGATGCACGCGAGACGGTCTTTGTGTTTCTGTCTGAGGGGGATGCCGGGAATATTCTGGACCAGCTGATGCAGATGACCAAGAATCAGGGCGCCGGCATCCAGCTGATGATTGAACAGGAATCGAAGCTTTTGTCCTATTATCCGGGCATCCGCCTCTACGAGCTGGCGATGGCCCTCTCCTCCGAATCCCGAAGCGCGGTATTGCCGGAGATTCTGCTGACCGGCCCCCAGACGATGGATGAGACTAGTGAAATTGGCGTTACCGACCTTCCTTCCCGTCTGGCGCTGGGCAGGCTGGGGGTCATTAAGGGGGATACCTTCGCGGGGTGGCTTAGCCAGCAACAGGCGTTTGGGCTGTCTTTTCTGACCGATACGGTTGATTCTGCCACCATTGCCTTCGCCTCGCGCCCGTCTGTAAGCGATAAGCTGGATGCATCGTTCATTCTGCAGAATTCCACCACCACAGTCCGGCCGGTCTGGGCTAAGGATCATTATGTGATTGATGTTGATGTCGAGGGTGCAGGCGTGCTTACCGAGCTGGGGAGCGTCATGGATCTGAACGACCGCAAGGCCATCCGGGAAATGGAGGAATCGCTGGAGCAGCGTGTGCTGGAGCTGATGAAGGGTTCATGGGCAGAGGTGAAAAGCTTGGGCGCTGACGTCACCGGGTTTGCCGTGAGAATCCACCGGAGCGATCCGAAGCGCTGGAAGCAGATTGAGCAGGAGAAGAGCTGGGACCGTCTCTTTCAGGAGCTGGAGATCCGCCCCCATGTCTCGCTGAAGATCGAGCGGACCGGCCTCAGCAATAAATCATTCAAATCTGTCCAGCAGGAGTAA
- a CDS encoding endospore germination permease, translating into MNGKIGTTQAAMLVVNTILPTATVVLPIIISTYAEQDAPLAIILSTAAGLLIAWIIGTVIRESNGAPFLEWVGNRSSPAAACILGLFMLQFYLDTTATILREFVNFIKDNVLIKTPVTVLVILILLITIYMVRQGIEAMARVNSLVILLFLFFIPLYVFGLYPDLNVHQLLPMFDHNLAEITLASLTPTAWMSEVAVLLFLAPYLQYPKRARVIGWTGLLFVAVLMMFSLVTALMAFGPEFIKLSAYPGFATVGILRIGKFIEKLDILFISYWVLSIYLKFGIFLFATVECFKQTFRVSSSPFTGALGLVIALECLFSWQSIDRLNNYNQEARFVVFFLFNVLVPLGALLLNRVYQSRRKRKEWET; encoded by the coding sequence ATGAACGGGAAAATCGGCACCACCCAGGCAGCCATGCTCGTCGTCAACACCATTCTGCCGACAGCCACGGTTGTGCTGCCTATAATTATAAGCACCTATGCAGAGCAAGACGCTCCGCTGGCGATTATCCTGTCCACCGCCGCCGGCCTGCTCATCGCATGGATTATCGGAACTGTCATTCGGGAGAGCAACGGCGCTCCTTTTCTGGAATGGGTCGGGAACCGGAGTTCTCCAGCAGCCGCCTGCATCCTTGGTCTGTTCATGCTGCAATTCTATCTCGATACCACGGCGACGATTCTGCGTGAATTCGTTAATTTCATCAAGGATAATGTGCTGATCAAGACTCCGGTCACCGTGCTGGTCATCCTGATTCTGCTCATTACCATCTATATGGTCAGACAAGGGATCGAAGCAATGGCCAGGGTCAACAGCCTCGTTATTCTGCTGTTCCTGTTCTTCATTCCGCTGTATGTTTTCGGGCTGTACCCTGATCTGAATGTGCATCAGCTCTTGCCCATGTTCGACCATAATCTGGCCGAAATCACGCTGGCCAGCCTGACACCAACCGCCTGGATGTCCGAAGTAGCAGTGCTGCTGTTCCTCGCCCCGTATCTGCAATATCCCAAGCGGGCGCGAGTCATCGGCTGGACGGGCCTGTTATTCGTGGCTGTGCTGATGATGTTCTCCCTGGTTACTGCCCTGATGGCTTTTGGCCCGGAATTCATCAAGCTTAGCGCCTATCCCGGGTTCGCTACTGTCGGAATCCTCCGGATCGGGAAATTCATTGAGAAGCTGGATATCCTCTTCATCTCCTACTGGGTGCTGTCGATCTATCTGAAATTCGGAATCTTCCTGTTCGCAACCGTGGAATGCTTCAAGCAGACGTTCCGGGTGAGCAGCAGCCCCTTCACCGGTGCGCTTGGCCTGGTCATTGCCCTGGAATGCCTCTTCTCCTGGCAGAGCATAGACAGACTGAACAACTATAACCAGGAAGCACGGTTCGTCGTCTTCTTCCTGTTCAATGTACTGGTTCCGCTGGGGGCGCTCCTGCTGAACCGGGTATACCAGTCAAGAAGGAAACGGAAGGAGTGGGAGACATGA
- a CDS encoding spore germination protein: protein MPHNRKKSRRPSQDPIEASVPAPFLLEPSLAANLDEISRRIGDSPDIVIRHLRNEALAPLALAFIYIDGLVNADAVNQTVLQPLMDKETQGGEGHSAETAFRQVKDHLLPVGSVKESTTLEVLLNLLFEGYTLILFEGLQAALAADTAGWEKRSINEPTSQGVIRGPKEGFTENLRTGTAMLRRRLKTPDLRIEEYRIGQRTGTGIALIYLKGLASEQVLAEIRRRLEAINTDAILESNYIEEFIQDGGLTPFPTIQNTERPDAMAGGILEGQIGIIIDGTPFALLAPSTFFNFFQSSEDYYQRYDISSFLRLIRYSAFFVSMLLPALYIAVTTFHQEMLPTTLLISLAAQREGVPLPAFAEALLMELTFDVLREAGVRMPRTIGPAISIVGALVLGQAAVSAGLVSAAMVIVVSFTAISNFVIPSLAIANSIRLIRFVMMIIAATLGLFGIMSFLMVLLIHMAGLRSFGVPYLSPVAPMVPRYLKDIFIRVPLWNMNMRPKTYLGKETRRQTPDQKPQPSEGTELPSPAQPQPQGEGSA from the coding sequence ATGCCTCATAACCGGAAGAAGAGCCGCCGGCCCTCGCAAGATCCCATAGAAGCATCGGTACCCGCGCCGTTCCTGCTGGAGCCCTCACTGGCGGCCAACCTGGACGAGATCAGCCGCCGGATCGGCGACAGTCCGGATATCGTGATCCGCCATCTGCGGAACGAAGCCTTAGCTCCTCTGGCGCTGGCCTTCATCTATATTGATGGGCTTGTCAACGCTGACGCAGTTAACCAGACGGTGCTTCAGCCGCTCATGGACAAGGAGACGCAAGGCGGAGAGGGCCACAGCGCAGAGACGGCCTTCCGTCAGGTCAAGGATCATCTGCTCCCGGTCGGAAGCGTCAAGGAGAGCACAACCCTAGAAGTGCTGCTGAACCTGCTGTTTGAGGGCTATACGCTGATCCTGTTCGAGGGCCTGCAGGCTGCGCTGGCCGCAGATACTGCCGGGTGGGAGAAACGGAGCATCAACGAGCCGACCTCCCAGGGAGTCATCCGCGGTCCCAAGGAAGGCTTCACCGAGAACCTCCGCACAGGCACCGCCATGCTGCGCCGCCGGCTCAAAACCCCGGACCTGCGGATAGAAGAATACCGGATCGGGCAGCGTACCGGGACCGGTATTGCCCTCATCTATCTGAAGGGCCTGGCCAGTGAGCAGGTGCTGGCTGAAATCCGCCGCCGGCTGGAGGCCATCAACACGGACGCTATTCTGGAGAGCAATTATATTGAAGAATTCATTCAGGACGGCGGTCTGACGCCTTTTCCCACCATTCAGAATACGGAACGGCCCGATGCGATGGCCGGAGGCATCCTGGAGGGGCAAATCGGAATCATTATTGACGGCACGCCCTTTGCCCTGCTGGCTCCATCGACCTTCTTCAACTTTTTCCAATCCAGCGAGGATTATTACCAGCGGTATGACATCTCCTCCTTCCTGCGGCTGATCCGTTACAGCGCTTTTTTCGTGTCCATGCTGCTGCCTGCGCTTTACATTGCCGTCACGACCTTTCATCAGGAGATGCTGCCGACCACGCTGCTGATCAGTCTGGCCGCCCAGCGCGAAGGCGTGCCGCTGCCCGCCTTCGCGGAGGCGCTGCTCATGGAGCTGACCTTCGATGTACTGCGTGAGGCAGGCGTACGGATGCCCCGCACGATCGGACCGGCTATCTCGATTGTCGGCGCCCTGGTGCTGGGTCAGGCTGCCGTCTCGGCAGGGCTGGTCTCGGCGGCGATGGTCATTGTGGTTTCTTTTACCGCCATCTCGAACTTTGTCATTCCGTCACTGGCCATCGCCAACTCGATCCGGCTGATCCGCTTCGTCATGATGATCATCGCGGCAACGCTTGGACTGTTCGGCATCATGTCCTTCCTGATGGTGCTGCTGATTCATATGGCGGGCCTGCGCTCCTTCGGGGTTCCGTATCTGTCTCCGGTTGCGCCGATGGTCCCGCGTTATCTGAAGGATATCTTCATCCGCGTTCCGCTATGGAACATGAATATGCGCCCCAAGACGTACCTGGGCAAGGAGACGCGCAGACAAACACCGGACCAGAAGCCGCAACCGTCTGAAGGAACAGAGCTGCCGTCACCGGCACAGCCTCAACCGCAGGGGGAGGGTTCCGCATGA
- a CDS encoding phosphodiester glycosidase family protein, with product MRKLLSLFTAFCLLAVLLPALSSGAAAAPHTKLAVYVDKQNHSFIPLRFLNGFAGIQSVLSPAGNQIQITRDEQSIIFTPGTASASVNGKPVALGIQPFSDNGTTYVPLSLISQTLGIQLQWNKDAGSLTLTSGANTGTAVTATLPVQNGSLIKSGAHAVVSGKHTYKIGGRSFSVQTVTVSLLHPSVRLDAVLAGNTVGRTEALASIAKRSQAVAAINGTFFAAYTDGAFKAPYGYIISGGKMLKNSPGDNRAVFAYDRNMLAELIPGSEFKARFDAGSIEGALQAGPRLLVNGKVALNVAAEGFRDPKILTGGGARSALGITRDHKLILLTTGGATIPQLAEIMKQAGAYQAMNLDGGASSGLYYNGKYLTTPGRLISNALVVQTR from the coding sequence ATGAGAAAACTGCTTTCCCTCTTTACCGCCTTCTGTCTGCTGGCCGTGCTGCTTCCTGCACTGTCCTCCGGCGCCGCTGCGGCGCCGCACACCAAGCTTGCCGTATACGTGGACAAGCAGAATCATTCCTTCATCCCGCTCCGGTTCCTGAACGGCTTCGCCGGCATTCAGTCGGTGCTGTCACCTGCCGGGAATCAGATCCAAATTACACGCGATGAACAATCCATTATCTTCACTCCGGGCACGGCTAGCGCTTCAGTCAACGGCAAGCCCGTAGCTCTGGGCATCCAGCCGTTCAGTGATAACGGGACAACCTATGTCCCCTTGTCCCTCATAAGCCAGACGCTCGGCATACAGCTTCAGTGGAACAAGGACGCCGGATCGCTGACACTGACAAGCGGAGCAAATACAGGCACCGCTGTGACGGCCACTCTGCCTGTACAGAACGGCAGTCTGATTAAGAGCGGAGCGCACGCTGTCGTCAGCGGCAAGCATACCTACAAGATCGGCGGACGCTCCTTCAGTGTGCAGACGGTAACCGTCTCTCTGCTGCATCCATCCGTGAGGCTGGACGCTGTGCTGGCAGGCAATACCGTCGGCCGCACGGAAGCGCTCGCCAGCATTGCCAAGCGCAGCCAGGCAGTAGCTGCCATCAACGGCACGTTCTTCGCTGCTTATACGGACGGTGCCTTCAAGGCCCCTTACGGTTATATCATCAGCGGCGGCAAAATGCTGAAGAACAGCCCCGGAGACAACAGGGCCGTCTTCGCCTACGACCGCAACATGCTGGCCGAGCTGATCCCAGGCAGTGAATTCAAGGCCCGCTTCGATGCCGGCTCTATCGAAGGTGCCCTGCAGGCAGGCCCGCGGCTGCTGGTCAACGGAAAGGTCGCGCTGAATGTTGCGGCCGAAGGCTTCCGTGACCCCAAAATCCTGACCGGCGGAGGCGCACGCAGCGCACTCGGGATCACCCGGGACCATAAGCTGATCCTGCTGACCACCGGCGGGGCAACCATCCCGCAGCTTGCCGAGATTATGAAGCAGGCGGGAGCCTATCAGGCGATGAATCTGGATGGCGGCGCCTCCAGCGGCCTGTACTATAACGGCAAGTACCTGACCACTCCGGGACGCCTGATCAGCAACGCGCTGGTCGTTCAGACCCGTTAA
- a CDS encoding GGDEF domain-containing protein: MLRLTRGFSRQSPRSRAVRSSLAVLVILTGLGMMHLLGSSTQSGFATERGSQLIPLALYTLTLAVILYLLLRVRQLIGEREQLKELAYRDTLTGLMNKNGMDHFWGHCKSGEPLAVFYLDLNRFKSINDTLGHHTGDLLLQAVGTCLQQFTRKGKRHIFRVGGDEFVIIAKRCSRKDAEQLALNVLERLTRNYRLETHELFVSASIGVTISQGRVDPKRLIQEADSAMYTAKQLGSGRYAVYKEESFQPPVRLVSSSKAQ, from the coding sequence ATGCTGCGACTAACCCGGGGCTTCTCCAGACAATCCCCGAGATCCCGTGCAGTCCGCTCCAGTCTTGCTGTGCTGGTGATCCTTACCGGCCTGGGCATGATGCACCTGCTGGGCAGCAGTACACAGTCCGGCTTCGCCACGGAACGGGGCAGCCAGCTGATTCCTCTGGCGCTGTATACGCTGACTCTGGCGGTGATTCTGTACCTGCTTTTGCGGGTGCGCCAGCTGATTGGCGAGCGCGAGCAGCTTAAGGAGCTGGCCTACCGGGATACGCTGACCGGCCTCATGAACAAGAACGGCATGGATCATTTCTGGGGGCATTGCAAATCCGGCGAACCGCTTGCGGTTTTCTATCTGGACCTGAACCGCTTCAAATCGATTAATGATACGCTTGGCCACCATACAGGAGATCTGTTGCTGCAGGCTGTAGGCACCTGCCTGCAGCAGTTCACCCGTAAGGGCAAGCGGCATATTTTCCGGGTAGGCGGGGATGAATTTGTCATTATCGCCAAGCGCTGCAGCCGCAAGGATGCTGAGCAGCTAGCCCTGAACGTGCTTGAACGTCTTACCCGGAACTACAGGCTGGAGACCCATGAATTGTTCGTGTCAGCCAGCATTGGAGTCACGATCAGCCAGGGCAGAGTTGACCCGAAACGGCTGATCCAGGAGGCAGATTCCGCCATGTATACGGCGAAGCAGCTGGGAAGCGGGCGATATGCTGTCTACAAAGAGGAGAGCTTTCAGCCTCCTGTCAGGCTGGTCAGCAGCTCCAAAGCCCAATAG